Proteins co-encoded in one Pleurodeles waltl isolate 20211129_DDA chromosome 2_2, aPleWal1.hap1.20221129, whole genome shotgun sequence genomic window:
- the GFOD1 gene encoding glucose-fructose oxidoreductase domain-containing protein 1 isoform X2 encodes MLSERICIGKNVICDRTATPLDAFRMMSAAHYYPKLMSIMGNVLRFLPAFVKMKQLIQEGYVGELLVCEVQVHSGSLLGKKYNWSCDDLMGGGGLHSVGSYIIDLLTFLTSQKAVKVHGLLKTFVKQTDYIKGIRQITSDDFCTFQMVLEGGVCCTVTLNFNVPGDFKQDIIVVGSLGRLNVTGTDLYGQRNSSSERELLLKDSTPVSNSLLPEKAFSDIPSPYLRGTIKMVQAVRQAFHDQDDRRTWDGRPLTMAATFDDCLYALCVVDTIKKSNQTGEWQNIVIMTEEPELSPAYLISEAMRRSRMSLYC; translated from the coding sequence gcattgggaaaaatgtgatctgtgacAGAACTGCTACTCCACTGGATGCTTTCAGGATGATGTCGGCAGCTCATTATTACCCAAAACTCATGAGCATCATGGGGAATGTCCTTCGCTTCTTGCCTGCCTTTGTGAAGATGAAACAATTAATTCAAGAAGGTTATGTGGGCGAACTGCTGGTCTGTGAGGTTCAAGTCCACAGTGGAAGCCTCCTGGGTAAAAAGTATAACTGGAGCTGTGATGATCTGATGGGAGGCGGAGGCTTGCATTCAGTGGGCAGTTATATCATTGATCTTTTGACCTTCCTGACCAGCCAAAAAGCAGTGAAGGTACATGGGCTTCTCAAGACCTTTGTGAAGCAGACAGATTACATTAAAGGAATACGCCAAATCACCAGTGACGACTTTTGCACATTTCAAATGGTTCTAGAAGGTGGAGTGTGTTGTACTGTGACTCTGAACTTCAATGTCCCTGGTGATTTTAAGCAAGACATAATTGTGGTTGGTTCCTTAGGGAGATTGAACGTAACTGGCACGGACCTATATGGACAACGGAACAGTTCTAGCGAGAGAGAACTTCTTCTCAAAGATTCTACTCCAGTCAGCAACTCCCTCTTGCCCGAGAAGGCTTTCAGTGATATCCCATCTCCTTATCTGCGTGGAACAATCAAAATGGTGCAAGCTGTCCGTCAAGCATTTCATGACCAGGACGACAGGCGAACCTGGGATGGCAGGCCACTCACAATGGCTGCCACATTTGATGACTGCCTGTATGCCTTGTGTGTGGTGGACACAATAAAAAAGTCAAATCAAACAGGGGAATGGCAGAACATTGTAATAATGACCGAGGAGCCAGAGTTGAGTCCAGCTTACCTAATCAGTGAAGCAATGCGCAGGAGTCGTATGTCACTATATTGCTAA
- the GFOD1 gene encoding glucose-fructose oxidoreductase domain-containing protein 1 isoform X3 has product MMSAAHYYPKLMSIMGNVLRFLPAFVKMKQLIQEGYVGELLVCEVQVHSGSLLGKKYNWSCDDLMGGGGLHSVGSYIIDLLTFLTSQKAVKVHGLLKTFVKQTDYIKGIRQITSDDFCTFQMVLEGGVCCTVTLNFNVPGDFKQDIIVVGSLGRLNVTGTDLYGQRNSSSERELLLKDSTPVSNSLLPEKAFSDIPSPYLRGTIKMVQAVRQAFHDQDDRRTWDGRPLTMAATFDDCLYALCVVDTIKKSNQTGEWQNIVIMTEEPELSPAYLISEAMRRSRMSLYC; this is encoded by the coding sequence ATGATGTCGGCAGCTCATTATTACCCAAAACTCATGAGCATCATGGGGAATGTCCTTCGCTTCTTGCCTGCCTTTGTGAAGATGAAACAATTAATTCAAGAAGGTTATGTGGGCGAACTGCTGGTCTGTGAGGTTCAAGTCCACAGTGGAAGCCTCCTGGGTAAAAAGTATAACTGGAGCTGTGATGATCTGATGGGAGGCGGAGGCTTGCATTCAGTGGGCAGTTATATCATTGATCTTTTGACCTTCCTGACCAGCCAAAAAGCAGTGAAGGTACATGGGCTTCTCAAGACCTTTGTGAAGCAGACAGATTACATTAAAGGAATACGCCAAATCACCAGTGACGACTTTTGCACATTTCAAATGGTTCTAGAAGGTGGAGTGTGTTGTACTGTGACTCTGAACTTCAATGTCCCTGGTGATTTTAAGCAAGACATAATTGTGGTTGGTTCCTTAGGGAGATTGAACGTAACTGGCACGGACCTATATGGACAACGGAACAGTTCTAGCGAGAGAGAACTTCTTCTCAAAGATTCTACTCCAGTCAGCAACTCCCTCTTGCCCGAGAAGGCTTTCAGTGATATCCCATCTCCTTATCTGCGTGGAACAATCAAAATGGTGCAAGCTGTCCGTCAAGCATTTCATGACCAGGACGACAGGCGAACCTGGGATGGCAGGCCACTCACAATGGCTGCCACATTTGATGACTGCCTGTATGCCTTGTGTGTGGTGGACACAATAAAAAAGTCAAATCAAACAGGGGAATGGCAGAACATTGTAATAATGACCGAGGAGCCAGAGTTGAGTCCAGCTTACCTAATCAGTGAAGCAATGCGCAGGAGTCGTATGTCACTATATTGCTAA